The region CAAATAAATTAAATAAAGATATGACTTTGGCTTGATTAGGCACAAAATGATATTGGGGTAAAAAAGCAGCTTGTTTTGTTTTAAATAGTTCAGTTTTTAAAACCTGACCATCAAGTCTAATCTGCTTATATTTAGCTTTTAAGGTGCCAAATGCAATATTTAGCAAACAACTTTTACCACTACCATTACTGCCAAATATACTTGTTATTTTACCAGTTTCTGCTTTTAAGTAAATACCGTTTAATATGCGTTTGTCCTTAAAGTAAAGTTCTACATTGTCTATTTCAAATATCAAAATAAGGTTATATAAATTCGTTCATTAAACTTAAAAATCCTGTAGTTATAAAAGCGTCTATAAGGTATAAAATACTAAACAATTTTAAATCAGATACACCTAAGTTTTTATAAAAGGTCAGTTTTTGTTTAGCAGTGGTCTCGCTTACTATATAATATAATAATACAACCAAAAACAATTTAGTGATTAGTGCTATAATTAAGTGAGAACTTCCAGTAATTAAAAACATAATATTAATCACAAAAGACCACATAGCAAATGTGCGATAGTAATATAATATAGCGAATAATTGGTTTAGCATAAGTATTAAAATAACGAATAACACTAGCCTGATAGTATAACATAAGGTGAAAAGAATATATTTTAAATAATAAAATGCCATTTAAATTAAAGTTTAAAAAGAGTATTCGGTATTGGATTAACTTTAATTTCTAATCATATAGTTTATATTTAAAAGCATTGCAAATTCATTAATTATCGTATTTTTGTTTCACAATTTTGAAAGTTAAATGTTAGAAAAATTACAAATAGTAAAACAACGATTTGATGAGGTTAGTGATTTAATAATCCAACCAGATATTATAACTGATCAAAAACGTTATGTGGAACTAAATAAAGAGTATAAAGACTTACGTTTGTTAATGGACAAGCGTGAGCAATATATAGAGTTTACAGAAAATTTAAAGGAAGCTGAAGAGATTATTGCAGATGGTAGTGACCCAGAAATGGTAGAAATGGCTAAAATGCAATATGACGAAGCTAAAGAAGGTATTCCAAAGCTTGAAGAAGAAATCAGACTACTATTAATACCTAAAGACCCTCAAGATACTAAAAATGCTGTTGTCGAGTTACGTGCAGGAACAGGAGGAGATGAAGCTAGTATTTTTGCAGGAGATTTGTTTAGAATGTATACTAAGTATTGCGAAGGTCGAGGATGGAAAGTAGACACAGTAGATTATAGTGAAGGTACTAATGGAGGATTTAAAGAAATTCAGTTTGAAGTCTCTGGAGAAGATGTTTACGGAACATTAAAATTTGAAGCAGGTGTACATCGTGTACAGCGTGTCCCTCAAACCGAAACCCAAGGTCGTGTACATACAAGTGCTGCAACCGTAATGG is a window of Olleya sp. YS DNA encoding:
- the prfA gene encoding peptide chain release factor 1 — its product is MLEKLQIVKQRFDEVSDLIIQPDIITDQKRYVELNKEYKDLRLLMDKREQYIEFTENLKEAEEIIADGSDPEMVEMAKMQYDEAKEGIPKLEEEIRLLLIPKDPQDTKNAVVELRAGTGGDEASIFAGDLFRMYTKYCEGRGWKVDTVDYSEGTNGGFKEIQFEVSGEDVYGTLKFEAGVHRVQRVPQTETQGRVHTSAATVMVFPEAEEFDVEINPKDVRIDFFCSSGPGGQSVNTTYSAVRLTHIPTGLVAQCQDQKSQHKNKEKAFKVLRSRLYDLELAKKMEEDAALRGTMVTSGDRSAKIRTYNYPQGRVTDHRIGLTLYDLSNIVNGDIQKIIDELQLAENTEKLKASDEHI